One stretch of Arachis duranensis cultivar V14167 chromosome 1, aradu.V14167.gnm2.J7QH, whole genome shotgun sequence DNA includes these proteins:
- the LOC107473677 gene encoding exocyst complex component EXO70B1 — MADSGEEKLLAVARHIAKTLGNDNRTVAEDILKIFSNFDARFSKEKLSDPLGCAALEQTLNSLDERISRHVSSRNNNDNSQAIFSVNTAAFLASVDELTATVNRWKPLAADETVGACLSRADEMLRRAMVLAEDEFRSLMDESIRNTSFDSDDGGEFERDDESCGNGVEDHRIPAAERVSEDDVVIDVLPAGTVIDLREIATRMVAAGFGDSCARVYGGCRREFLEESFSRLGFRNLCASEIQEMPWQVLEDEIERWINASNVSLRILFPSERRLCDRVFSGGSAADIAFGEVCREPVTQLLRFADAVASHSRSPDQLFRILHVFDTMRELIPEFASLFSDSQCETEAIEVWKRLGEAIKEIFVELENLIRQDPAKAAVHGGGLHPITKYVVNYLVAASQSRRTLELVFQGDFLPLKDFITMVDDNKHQSDSHFCVQLCGIMDLLESNLEAKSKIYKDLALCSVFMMNNLRYIVQKAKTSELGSVLGDDWIRKHTAKIRRFHVSYQRSSWSKVVGFLKVETSEVTMAAGSSVVVEVKAMKEKLKMFNLHFEEICRVQSHWVVFDEQLREEIRIALEKILLPAYGSFIGRFHNVPELSKYVDKYVKYGVDDIGDRLNDLFQGENSVLEVSHRFKIWL, encoded by the coding sequence ATGGCTGACAGCGGGGAAGAGAAGTTACTTGCTGTGGCGCGCCACATAGCGAAGACGCTGGGGAACGACAATCGAACCGTTGCAGAAGACATACTCAAAATATTCTCAAacttcgatgctcgattctccAAGGAGAAGCTTTCTGATCCACTGGGCTGCGCCGCACTGGAACAGACCCTCAACTCACTCGATGAACGCATCTCGCGCCACGTGTCCTCACGCAATAACAACGACAACAGCCAGGCAATCTTTTCCGTCAACACCGCCGCGTTCCTCGCTTCGGTCGACGAGCTCACCGCCACCGTCAACAGATGGAAGCCTCTCGCCGCGGATGAGACCGTAGGCGCGTGCCTCTCACGTGCTGACGAGATGCTCCGTCGGGCTATGGTCCTAGCAGAAGACGAGTTCCGCTCACTCATGGATGAGTCAATTCGGAACACGTCGTTTGACTCGGACGACGGAGGCGAATTTGAAAGAGACGATGAGAGTTGCGGCAACGGCGTTGAGGATCATCGAATTCCAGCGGCGGAACGGGTTTCTGAGGACGATGTGGTGATTGATGTGTTGCCAGCAGGTACGGTGATCGATCTCCGGGAGATAGCGACGCGCATGGTGGCGGCGGGGTTCGGCGACTCGTGCGCGCGCGTGTACGGTGGTTGCCGGAGGGAGTTCTTAGAAGAGAGCTTCTCGAGGTTAGGGTTTCGGAATCTTTGCGCTTCGGAGATTCAGGAGATGCCATGGCAGGTTCTTGAAGACGAGATCGAGCGTTGGATCAACGCCTCCAACGTCTCACTCAGGATCCTTTTCCCCAGCGAGCGCCGGCTGTGCGATCGCGTATTCTCCGGCGGTTCCGCCGCCGATATCGCGTTCGGTGAGGTCTGCCGCGAACCTGTGACACAACTGCTGAGGTTTGCCGACGCCGTCGCGAGTCACAGCCGCTCGCCGGATCAGTTGTTCCGAATCCTCCACGTGTTCGACACAATGCGTGAACTAATTCCTGAATTCGCATCGCTCTTCTCTGATTCACAATGTGAGACGGAAGCAATTGAAGTTTGGAAGCGATTGGGGGAAGCGATCAAGGAAATTTTTGTGGAATTGGAAAACCTGATTCGCCAAGATCCGGCAAAGGCGGCAGTTCACGGCGGTGGGCTTCACCCTATCACTAAATATGTAGTGAATTACCTTGTGGCCGCGTCCCAGTCACGGCGAACCTTGGAACTAGTTTTCCAAGGCGATTTTCTTCCATTGAAGGATTTCATCACTATGGTTGATGATAATAAGCATCAATCTGATTCTCATTTTTGTGTTCAATTGTGTGGGATAATGGACTTGTTAGAGAGCAATTTGGAAGCCAAGTCCAAAATCTACAAGGACCTTGCATTGTGCTCTGTTTTCATGATGAATAATTTGAGGTACATTGTTCAGAAGGCGAAAACCAGCGAATTGGGTTCCGTTTTAGGTGATGATTGGATCCGAAAGCACACTGCGAAAATTCGGAGATTTCATGTGAGCTACCAGAGGAGTTCATGGAGCAAGGTGGTGGGGTTCTTGAAGGTTGAGACAAGTGAGGTGACAATGGCAGCAGGGTCTAGTGTCGTTGTTGAGGTAAAGGCTATGAAGGAGAAGCTGAAGATGTTCAACTTGCACTTTGAGGAGATTTGTAGGGTTCAATCTCATTGGGTTGTGTTTGATGAGCAGCTTAGGGAGGAAATCAGAATTGCACTGGAGAAGATCTTGTTGCCTGCCTATGGAAGCTTCATTGGAAGGTTCCATAATGTTCCGGAACTCAGCAAGTACGTTGACAAGTATGTAAAGTATGGGGTGGATGACATTGGAGATCGGCTTAACGATTTGTTTCAGGGAGAAAACAGCGTATTAGAAGTTTCACATCGCTTTAAGATATGGCTATGA